The Candidatus Eremiobacteraceae bacterium genome segment GCGTGCCGATGGAGCACGTCACGCCCGGCAAGGTCGTCTCCGAAGGCGAGGCTGCGTCTTCGCCGGCATCGTCGCCATCGAAACCCGGGCCGAACGGTCACGCCGCCGTCGATGGAGGCTCGAGCGCAGCTACGCCGTCCGCTCCGACGGCAGCTGCCGCAGAGAGCGCGACGCTTAGCGCATTCGGTAAGCCGATGGCCGCACCGGCCGTACGCAAACTCGCGCGCGAACTCGGCGTGGATCTCAACAACGTTCGCGGCTCAGGAGATGGTGGCCGCATCCGCGGTGAGGACGTGAAGCGAGTCGCGGCGTCGCTTACCGGTGCGACGACAGCTGCATCGCGGCCGGCAGCGGCCGCCCCTCAGGTCTCTACAGAGTCCGGCGGAACGGAGCGCGTTCCGCTTCGCGGGCTGCGTCGTGCGATCGCGGACCGCATGACCCAGAGCAAACACACGGCCGTGCATACGCTCCACGTGGACGAGGCCGACCTCACGGAGCTCGTCGCGTTGCGCGCCGGAGCGAAAGAGATCGCCGCGCAGCGCGGCGTCAAGCTCACGTACTTGCCGTTCTTCGTCCGTGCGGTCTGCTACGCGCTGAAGAAGTATCCATACATGAACGCGTCGCTCGACGACGCGGCGCACGAGATCGTCCTCAAGAAGGACTACAACATCGGCATCGCGGCGAACACCGACAACGGTCTCGTCGTCCCGGTCGTCCATCATGCCGATCGGCTGACGATATTCGAACTCGCGAACGTTATTAACGCGCTGGCAGACAAGGCGCGCGCCGGCAAGCTCGCACACGACGACATCGCCGGCGGCACGTTCACGATCACGAATGTCGGCTCGGTCGGCGGCTTGTTCACGTTCCCGGTCATCAACTATCCGGAAGTCGGCATCCTCGGCACGCACGGCATCCAGGAACGCCCGGTCGTCCGCAACGGCCAGATCGTCATCCGTCACATGATGTACTTATCGATCTCTTTCGACCACCGCGTCGTCGACGGCGCGCTCGCGGCGCGTTTCGTCCGCGAAGTCGCGGACTATCTCGCCAGCCCCGCGCTGATGCTGATGGAGGGGAACTAGAGCGTGGCGACACGGTACGACGCGATCGTCAT includes the following:
- a CDS encoding dihydrolipoamide acetyltransferase family protein gives rise to the protein MPVELEMPELAESVIEGEIVKWLVKEGDHVAMDQLIVEVMTDKVTVEVPSPFEGVLLKQVAKEGEVVAIGKPIAIFGKEGETLPAGGESVPMEHVTPGKVVSEGEAASSPASSPSKPGPNGHAAVDGGSSAATPSAPTAAAAESATLSAFGKPMAAPAVRKLARELGVDLNNVRGSGDGGRIRGEDVKRVAASLTGATTAASRPAAAAPQVSTESGGTERVPLRGLRRAIADRMTQSKHTAVHTLHVDEADLTELVALRAGAKEIAAQRGVKLTYLPFFVRAVCYALKKYPYMNASLDDAAHEIVLKKDYNIGIAANTDNGLVVPVVHHADRLTIFELANVINALADKARAGKLAHDDIAGGTFTITNVGSVGGLFTFPVINYPEVGILGTHGIQERPVVRNGQIVIRHMMYLSISFDHRVVDGALAARFVREVADYLASPALMLMEGN